In Maridesulfovibrio sp., the following proteins share a genomic window:
- a CDS encoding insulinase family protein, producing the protein MTNMHGFKEISREHLSELNGEAVIYEHEKTGGRVLSVINNDENKTFGISFRTPPENSTGLPHILEHSVLCGSKKYPVKEPFVELLKCSLQTFLNAMTYPDKTVYPVASPNEQDFRNLVGVYLDAVFFPNLTPNTLMQEGWHYVPEEDGTLSYKGVVFNEMKGAYSSPDSLLYEATQHSLFPDITYGLDSGGDPEVIPELTFDEFMDFHSKYYHPSNAYAFFYGDDDPEHRLVMLDEYFSQFDKIDPKSEIGIQAPFDSPVAVEKKYAASDDGNQKAMFTVNFGIDRNRDSMSDLELSVLEEILIGLPSSPLRKALNDSGLGEDMAGVGLENELRQLYFSTGLKGIEAEDASRVEELVFSTLKELAATGIASEDIDAALNTIEFQLRENNTGSYPRGLSVMITAMTSWLYDEHPLEYVRYEQPLADLKARIEKGEKIFEPLIEEIFLNNNYRSTVLLLPDSKVGPEREEREKARLAAARASMDDAEYKAVVVKAEELQKEQEAHDDPEALATIPRLKVSDLDKEGKEIVCEVKDEMLYHDLDTNGIVYLDLAFDFAGLEDRLIPYLPLFGRALVQTGTKSTDFVTMTRRMAAKTGGISPSSLVNSKHGVDESYTRFILRGKATAERSSDLCSIMGELLREASLDNKERIRQLVLESKARMEQALVPSGHIMAATRMKARFNEAGYINELMNGISGLEFLRELAGRVESDFDSVVADLETIRSTILNQANLLTNVTLDAKNFASVENSIADMVAKLPTGCKASATRNRQAFSKAEGLCIPAQVNYVAKGANVYEHGYEFSGAAHVISRYLRTGYLWDKVRVQGGAYGSFSMFDRSSGSLSFVSYRDPNLTRTLKTYDGVADYLNKIEVNNDELEKAVLGGIGEIDSYMLPDAKGYTSMVRHLSGEDATFRQSIREQVLGCSEQDFRNFAQAAQSVADNGDVVVLGSKKAMEESGLDLDLVDIL; encoded by the coding sequence ATGACCAATATGCACGGCTTTAAAGAAATATCACGTGAACATCTCAGCGAGCTTAACGGCGAAGCCGTTATTTATGAACATGAAAAAACGGGCGGACGGGTCCTATCCGTAATCAATAATGACGAAAATAAAACATTCGGCATCAGCTTCCGCACTCCTCCGGAGAACAGCACAGGGTTGCCGCACATCCTTGAGCATTCCGTACTATGCGGGTCAAAGAAATATCCGGTAAAAGAACCTTTCGTAGAACTGCTGAAATGCTCTTTGCAGACTTTTCTTAATGCTATGACCTACCCGGATAAGACAGTCTATCCGGTAGCCAGTCCCAACGAGCAGGACTTCCGCAACCTTGTGGGGGTTTACCTTGATGCGGTATTCTTCCCCAACCTGACACCGAACACCCTCATGCAGGAAGGCTGGCATTACGTTCCTGAAGAGGACGGAACATTAAGCTACAAAGGTGTTGTTTTTAATGAAATGAAAGGAGCTTACTCTTCCCCGGACAGTCTGCTCTACGAGGCCACCCAACATTCATTGTTCCCGGACATTACCTACGGTCTTGATTCAGGCGGTGACCCCGAAGTGATCCCCGAGCTGACCTTTGACGAATTCATGGATTTTCATAGTAAATACTACCACCCGTCCAATGCCTACGCATTTTTCTACGGTGATGATGATCCTGAGCACCGTCTGGTTATGCTCGATGAATATTTTTCACAGTTTGATAAAATCGACCCCAAATCCGAAATAGGTATTCAGGCCCCATTCGATTCCCCTGTCGCGGTTGAAAAAAAATATGCAGCATCCGACGACGGCAACCAGAAAGCAATGTTCACAGTAAACTTCGGCATCGACCGTAATCGAGATTCCATGTCCGACCTTGAGCTGAGCGTTCTGGAAGAGATTCTCATTGGTCTCCCCTCTTCCCCCCTACGCAAGGCACTAAATGATTCAGGGCTTGGTGAAGATATGGCAGGTGTAGGACTGGAAAATGAACTGCGTCAGCTCTACTTTTCCACCGGACTCAAAGGAATTGAAGCTGAAGACGCTTCCAGGGTCGAAGAACTGGTTTTCTCAACCCTCAAAGAACTTGCCGCAACAGGCATTGCCAGCGAAGATATTGATGCTGCCCTCAACACCATTGAGTTCCAGCTGCGAGAGAACAATACCGGATCATACCCTCGCGGTCTTTCAGTGATGATCACCGCCATGACCTCATGGTTATATGACGAGCATCCGCTTGAATATGTGCGTTATGAGCAGCCTCTTGCTGATCTTAAGGCACGCATTGAAAAAGGCGAGAAGATTTTCGAACCCCTTATTGAGGAAATTTTCCTGAACAACAATTACCGCTCCACCGTGTTGCTCCTGCCGGACAGCAAGGTCGGCCCAGAGCGCGAGGAAAGGGAAAAAGCAAGACTTGCCGCTGCGCGTGCAAGCATGGATGACGCTGAATACAAGGCTGTGGTTGTTAAAGCGGAAGAGTTGCAGAAGGAGCAGGAAGCTCATGATGACCCTGAAGCGCTGGCAACCATCCCCCGCCTTAAGGTTTCCGATTTAGATAAGGAAGGCAAAGAAATCGTCTGCGAAGTTAAAGACGAAATGCTTTATCACGATCTTGACACCAACGGCATCGTTTACCTTGATCTGGCCTTTGATTTTGCGGGACTGGAAGACAGGTTGATCCCCTACCTGCCCCTTTTCGGCCGTGCATTGGTTCAGACAGGAACAAAATCCACAGATTTCGTGACTATGACAAGACGCATGGCCGCCAAAACTGGTGGAATTTCACCCTCTTCTCTCGTCAATTCCAAGCATGGCGTTGACGAGAGCTACACTCGCTTCATACTACGGGGTAAGGCCACAGCCGAGCGCAGCTCCGACCTTTGCTCTATCATGGGAGAATTGCTCCGGGAAGCCTCACTGGACAACAAAGAACGCATTCGCCAACTGGTTCTGGAATCCAAAGCCCGTATGGAACAGGCTCTTGTTCCTTCCGGTCACATCATGGCCGCAACCCGTATGAAAGCCCGTTTCAACGAAGCAGGCTACATCAATGAACTCATGAACGGCATTTCCGGTCTTGAATTCCTGCGCGAGCTGGCCGGACGGGTTGAAAGTGATTTTGATTCAGTGGTTGCCGACCTTGAAACAATCAGATCCACCATCCTGAATCAAGCCAACCTTCTGACCAACGTAACTCTGGACGCCAAAAACTTTGCCTCCGTGGAAAATTCCATCGCCGATATGGTCGCTAAACTGCCCACAGGCTGCAAAGCTTCCGCAACACGTAACAGGCAGGCCTTTTCCAAGGCCGAGGGGTTGTGTATCCCCGCGCAGGTAAACTATGTTGCCAAGGGCGCAAATGTTTACGAACACGGTTACGAATTTTCCGGAGCCGCCCACGTCATCAGCCGCTATCTGCGTACCGGGTACCTCTGGGATAAAGTCCGCGTGCAGGGTGGAGCCTATGGTTCATTTTCCATGTTCGACCGCTCTTCCGGAAGTCTGAGCTTTGTGTCATACCGTGACCCCAACCTGACCCGCACACTTAAGACCTACGATGGAGTTGCAGATTACCTGAACAAAATCGAAGTGAACAATGACGAGCTGGAAAAAGCGGTACTTGGCGGTATCGGAGAAATCGACAGCTATATGCTGCCTGATGCCAAGGGCTATACCTCCATGGTGCGTCATTTGAGTGGCGAAGACGCAACCTTCAGGCAATCTATTCGCGAACAGGTGCTCGGTTGCAGTGAGCAGGATTTCCGTAACTTTGCTCAGGCAGCGCAGTCCGTAGCTGATAACGGCGATGTCGTTGTCCTCGGCAGCAAAAAAGCCATGGAAGAATCAGGTCTTGATCTGGATCTCGTGGATATCTTGTAA
- a CDS encoding glycine zipper domain-containing protein, producing the protein MKKIVPFLIVCFLFVASGCANKAQSGAGIGALAGATIGALTFNNKVSGAAIGAGIGALMGYVVGNEWDKYDEQQVAQTLEKNPSGQAATWTNPDTGKSYSATPSPAYINQNKICRDVVITEDGGDKIMANACRGDDGVWRLRQ; encoded by the coding sequence ATGAAAAAAATAGTTCCGTTTCTGATTGTCTGCTTTTTGTTTGTTGCTTCAGGTTGTGCGAATAAAGCACAGTCCGGCGCCGGGATCGGTGCGTTGGCCGGGGCTACCATCGGTGCACTGACCTTCAACAACAAGGTGTCTGGAGCCGCTATCGGTGCGGGTATCGGTGCCCTCATGGGTTATGTCGTCGGTAATGAATGGGACAAGTACGATGAGCAACAGGTAGCTCAAACATTGGAAAAGAATCCTTCCGGGCAGGCAGCAACCTGGACTAACCCAGATACCGGAAAATCCTATAGTGCAACCCCCTCTCCAGCATATATAAATCAGAATAAGATTTGTCGTGATGTGGTTATCACCGAAGATGGCGGAGATAAGATTATGGCCAATGCCTGCCGTGGAGATGATGGTGTCTGGCGCCTTAGGCAGTAG
- a CDS encoding class I SAM-dependent methyltransferase has translation MIWDGFDAEKFDAWFKTPAGKFALEQEVGLMDYLLSSWPRRKRKLLEVGCGTGLFLDHLYRCGFDVSGVDHSPVMLDAAHKRLGNRASLYLCNGEHLPFLDNEFDFTVLWTVLEFCSEPEEMLREAVRVSAGGILIGFLNRHSIYFFTHGRMWPWASSSTLRNAYWFSPSEMRRAVKKASGYSPAATRSVLPGPMWTWQERPPFKQLNGLIYPPYFGAFTGSRIDFTNRRPMNPLHAWKQIPSAVTSAKRKTLKPECFRDSK, from the coding sequence ATGATCTGGGACGGCTTTGACGCTGAAAAATTTGACGCGTGGTTCAAAACTCCTGCCGGGAAATTTGCCCTTGAGCAGGAGGTCGGGCTTATGGATTACCTTCTTTCCAGCTGGCCCCGGCGTAAAAGAAAGCTGCTTGAAGTGGGCTGCGGGACAGGGCTTTTTTTGGACCATTTATATCGTTGCGGCTTTGATGTCAGCGGAGTTGATCATTCCCCGGTTATGCTCGACGCAGCTCATAAGCGGCTGGGCAATCGGGCGTCACTCTATCTCTGTAACGGTGAGCACCTGCCGTTTTTGGATAATGAATTCGATTTTACAGTGCTTTGGACTGTGCTGGAATTCTGTTCCGAACCTGAAGAAATGCTGCGTGAGGCCGTGCGGGTTTCCGCAGGTGGTATCCTGATCGGTTTTCTCAACCGGCATTCCATTTATTTTTTTACCCACGGCAGGATGTGGCCATGGGCGTCCAGTTCAACTTTGCGTAATGCGTATTGGTTTTCACCTTCGGAAATGCGCCGCGCTGTTAAAAAGGCGAGCGGCTATAGTCCTGCTGCTACCCGTTCAGTTTTACCAGGTCCCATGTGGACATGGCAGGAGAGGCCGCCTTTTAAACAGCTGAACGGCTTAATTTATCCACCGTATTTTGGAGCATTTACCGGCAGCCGTATCGATTTCACCAACCGCAGACCTATGAATCCGCTGCATGCCTGGAAACAGATTCCCTCGGCTGTTACGTCAGCTAAAAGAAAAACCCTAAAACCGGAGTGTTTCCGGGATTCAAAGTAA
- a CDS encoding FadR/GntR family transcriptional regulator, producing MFKPIKKVRVSETAAKQLEELIQNKTFVEGEPLPSERQLMKELQVGRGSIREALRILEIKGFIETQPGIGAFVKSYEGDIFSPLSTWLTDNYEALRHFFEVRSLLEPSTARMASERISDEDFEELLKTHEEFRKTVEEEDLPRAIMVDAEFHRLIGKATGNKVLSSIMDALYKSMIEGWKAPLKIPGQPSKSLKEHEEILAAIKNKDGELAARLMTSHLSEALKALGDAGLNK from the coding sequence ATGTTTAAGCCCATCAAGAAGGTCAGGGTTTCTGAAACAGCAGCCAAGCAATTGGAAGAACTGATTCAGAACAAGACTTTTGTTGAAGGAGAACCGCTTCCTTCCGAACGCCAGCTCATGAAAGAGTTACAGGTTGGTCGCGGGTCTATTCGTGAAGCACTGAGAATCCTCGAAATTAAGGGGTTTATTGAAACCCAGCCTGGTATCGGAGCTTTTGTAAAAAGCTACGAAGGGGACATTTTCAGCCCTCTTTCCACATGGCTGACTGACAATTACGAAGCACTGCGCCATTTTTTCGAAGTGCGGTCCCTGCTGGAACCAAGCACAGCACGCATGGCGTCCGAGCGGATTTCCGACGAGGACTTCGAGGAACTTTTAAAGACCCACGAAGAATTCAGAAAAACCGTCGAAGAAGAAGACTTGCCCCGCGCAATTATGGTCGATGCCGAATTCCACCGGCTCATCGGCAAGGCAACCGGGAACAAGGTCCTCTCCTCCATTATGGATGCTCTGTACAAATCAATGATCGAAGGATGGAAGGCCCCCCTTAAAATTCCGGGGCAGCCCAGCAAGAGCCTGAAAGAACATGAAGAAATTCTGGCCGCGATCAAGAACAAGGATGGCGAACTGGCCGCCAGGCTCATGACCTCCCATTTGAGTGAGGCCCTGAAAGCATTGGGTGATGCCGGTTTGAATAAATAG
- a CDS encoding glycerate kinase, with protein sequence MMTSEQEHLRQIFAEALDRVDPYKIITNRVAVDGDILTVSMEEGDVIVDLQEFERIVVIGAGKATAKMALAIEEILGSRIESGLISVKYGHTEKLKYIRTIEAAHPVPDDNSVRAAREIEELACSTTDKTLVINLISGGGSALLSSPMLAEVDGEKIEVTLEDKQNTTKALLACGADISEINCIRKHLSSLKGGRLLRCLRPARSLNFILSDVVGDNLDTIASGLTSFDRSTYCDAISIIDNYDLREKIPAHVVRVLELGNANKILETLKKDEFCEIRANNILIGTNRIALLGARDKAEELGYNVTMLTSRLQGEAANAADMLWAVAQDERDWELLEKKPACIIVGGETVVTLKGDGKGGRNQEMALQFLMRLGQDEQNGESIHFLAASTDGNDGPTDAAGGFADRAVLEKSREMGLSIAEYLKNNDSYHFLQTVGALFKTGPTNTNVCDVQLLIVK encoded by the coding sequence ATGATGACCAGCGAACAGGAACATCTCCGGCAGATTTTCGCCGAAGCACTGGACCGCGTTGATCCATACAAAATTATCACCAACAGGGTTGCAGTTGATGGAGACATCCTGACTGTGTCTATGGAGGAAGGTGATGTCATTGTTGATCTTCAGGAATTCGAAAGAATTGTCGTTATCGGTGCCGGGAAAGCCACAGCTAAAATGGCTCTAGCAATCGAAGAAATTTTGGGATCACGCATCGAATCAGGTTTGATATCTGTAAAATACGGGCACACTGAAAAGCTCAAATACATCAGGACCATTGAGGCCGCCCATCCTGTTCCTGACGATAACAGTGTACGTGCTGCGCGTGAAATAGAAGAGTTGGCCTGCTCTACTACGGACAAGACACTGGTAATCAACCTTATTTCCGGAGGGGGGTCCGCCCTGCTCTCCAGCCCTATGCTTGCCGAAGTTGACGGAGAAAAAATTGAAGTAACCCTTGAGGACAAGCAAAATACCACCAAAGCTCTGCTGGCCTGCGGTGCTGATATCAGCGAAATAAACTGCATCCGCAAACATCTTTCCTCACTCAAGGGGGGGCGGCTGCTACGCTGTCTGCGACCGGCCCGAAGCCTGAACTTCATTCTTTCCGATGTCGTCGGAGACAACCTTGATACTATTGCTTCCGGCCTGACCAGCTTTGACCGGTCCACGTATTGCGACGCCATATCCATTATCGACAATTACGATCTGCGTGAGAAAATTCCAGCCCATGTTGTCCGTGTTCTGGAGCTGGGCAATGCAAATAAGATACTAGAAACTCTGAAGAAAGACGAATTTTGCGAAATACGTGCGAACAATATCCTTATCGGTACAAACCGCATAGCACTGCTCGGTGCGCGCGACAAAGCCGAAGAACTGGGATACAATGTTACGATGCTGACTTCCCGTCTACAGGGAGAGGCTGCTAATGCCGCAGACATGCTCTGGGCTGTGGCGCAAGATGAGCGAGACTGGGAACTGCTGGAAAAGAAACCGGCCTGTATAATCGTAGGCGGTGAAACAGTGGTAACTCTGAAAGGAGACGGCAAGGGCGGCCGTAATCAGGAAATGGCCCTGCAATTTCTCATGCGGCTGGGACAGGATGAGCAGAACGGCGAATCCATCCACTTTCTCGCCGCATCAACGGACGGCAACGATGGCCCCACTGACGCGGCCGGAGGATTCGCTGACCGGGCTGTACTGGAAAAATCCCGCGAAATGGGACTCTCCATTGCCGAATATTTAAAAAACAATGACTCCTACCACTTCCTTCAAACGGTAGGAGCCTTGTTCAAAACAGGCCCCACCAATACTAACGTTTGCGACGTCCAATTGCTAATCGTTAAGTAA
- a CDS encoding methyl-accepting chemotaxis protein translates to MRWKDLNLTYKFIVGFGSVLLLLGLLGWWSIAGIGTIVSNADKVIAGNKLRGDFVQKIVDHLNWANEVNRLLTDKDVHSIDVQTDPHKCGFGKWYYSSARNEAEAIVPEIRPLLAKIESHHNKLHKSALEIGEKYEDVDPDMGSFLREKKVDHLNWMITVLKQLMDPQVSSITVQDDPHKCGLGKWLYSANTQSMGRQHKEFGVLLSEVYEPHTRLHDTVKVLNEYLSRGDRSGAQKYFSESVEKNAMDTLGRIDSLINWHNQKLKVLAEATNIYATQTVPALTAVQGLLTDIRKTVADNIMTDQEMLIAAAETRKVIIVVSVVAFVLGVLMAWIIAKGILDPLNKGLQFVAKVSSGDLSADVDLVRKDELGKLADGMRNMVRRLRHVVGDVNNASDSVASGSEELSASAESLSQGATEQAASIEEVSSSMEEMAANIRHNAENAVQTEGVAEKSQKQASQSADAVGEAVSAMKSIAEKIMIIEDIARQTNLLALNAAIEAARAGEHGKGFAVVAAEVRKLAERSGIAAAEISELSSSSVVVAEKAGEMLQELVPSISRTAELVQEIAAASNEQNTGVIQINKAIQQLDMVIQQNASASEEMASTSEELSRQGQLLQQAMSFFRMNRHDSTPMLTAGGYSPEDDGFDRF, encoded by the coding sequence ATGAGATGGAAAGATTTAAATCTGACCTATAAATTTATAGTGGGATTTGGCTCAGTTTTGTTGTTATTAGGATTATTGGGGTGGTGGTCTATTGCCGGGATCGGAACTATAGTCAGCAATGCTGATAAAGTCATTGCAGGAAATAAGTTACGTGGAGACTTTGTACAAAAGATTGTAGATCATTTAAATTGGGCTAATGAAGTTAACCGACTTCTGACTGATAAGGATGTGCATAGTATTGATGTACAAACTGACCCGCATAAATGCGGTTTTGGTAAGTGGTACTATAGTTCTGCACGCAATGAAGCTGAGGCTATTGTTCCGGAAATAAGGCCATTGCTGGCAAAAATTGAATCTCACCATAACAAATTGCATAAATCAGCTCTTGAGATTGGAGAGAAGTACGAAGATGTTGATCCTGATATGGGCAGTTTCCTACGTGAAAAAAAAGTAGATCACCTGAACTGGATGATCACTGTGTTGAAACAGCTTATGGACCCTCAGGTTTCAAGTATTACGGTTCAGGACGACCCGCATAAGTGTGGGCTTGGTAAATGGCTGTATTCTGCAAACACCCAGAGTATGGGGAGACAGCACAAAGAGTTCGGCGTGTTGTTGAGTGAGGTTTATGAGCCACATACCAGACTTCATGATACCGTAAAAGTTTTGAATGAATACCTCTCACGTGGTGACCGGAGCGGGGCGCAGAAATATTTTTCTGAAAGTGTCGAAAAGAACGCTATGGATACTCTGGGCAGGATTGATTCTCTAATTAACTGGCATAATCAAAAATTGAAGGTCCTCGCAGAAGCCACAAACATTTATGCAACACAGACCGTTCCTGCTCTTACTGCGGTTCAGGGGCTGCTTACTGATATTCGTAAGACTGTTGCCGATAATATTATGACTGATCAGGAGATGCTTATAGCAGCGGCAGAGACCAGAAAGGTGATCATTGTAGTAAGTGTTGTCGCTTTTGTTCTTGGTGTTCTGATGGCCTGGATTATAGCCAAAGGAATTCTTGATCCATTAAATAAAGGGCTGCAATTTGTTGCAAAGGTCAGCTCCGGAGATTTGTCCGCTGATGTTGATCTTGTCCGTAAGGATGAGTTGGGCAAGCTTGCTGACGGCATGCGTAACATGGTTCGTAGGCTGCGTCATGTTGTCGGTGATGTTAACAATGCATCCGACAGTGTGGCCAGCGGCAGCGAGGAGCTTTCTGCTTCCGCTGAAAGTCTTTCTCAGGGTGCAACTGAACAGGCCGCATCTATTGAAGAGGTTTCTTCTTCTATGGAGGAAATGGCGGCCAACATCAGGCATAATGCTGAAAATGCCGTACAGACCGAAGGTGTGGCAGAAAAATCTCAGAAGCAGGCATCCCAGAGCGCTGATGCTGTCGGTGAGGCTGTTTCAGCCATGAAGAGCATTGCCGAGAAAATTATGATCATAGAAGACATAGCCCGTCAGACCAATCTGTTGGCTCTTAACGCGGCTATTGAAGCTGCCAGGGCAGGGGAACACGGTAAGGGCTTTGCTGTGGTTGCCGCAGAAGTCCGCAAGTTGGCAGAGCGGAGTGGGATTGCTGCTGCCGAGATTAGTGAGCTGTCGTCTTCTTCTGTGGTTGTAGCCGAGAAAGCAGGGGAAATGCTTCAAGAGCTGGTCCCAAGCATCAGCAGGACCGCTGAGCTGGTTCAGGAAATTGCTGCTGCAAGCAACGAGCAGAATACCGGAGTCATCCAGATTAACAAAGCTATTCAGCAGCTTGATATGGTGATACAGCAGAATGCCTCCGCTTCTGAGGAGATGGCATCCACTTCCGAAGAGCTATCCCGTCAGGGGCAGCTTCTTCAGCAGGCAATGTCATTCTTTAGGATGAACAGGCATGATTCTACTCCAATGCTTACAGCTGGGGGGTATTCTCCTGAAGATGACGGCTTTGACCGCTTTTAA
- a CDS encoding AMP-binding protein, with protein sequence MTRKDRTEGIYSRREVLDEGERRQYCALQLKELLTYAYRYSEDVKKRFDRAQFQVDKFNELSDLKHIPILKKKELIFLQSMGPRLGGLLTKDLGELRRVFLSPGPIFDPEDRAEDYWGWTEGFYAAGFRSGDVAQVTFNYHLAPAGLMFEEPLRNLNCAVVPAGPGSTNSQLEIMQKLRVTGYVGTPSYLMHLAQKAEEAGLNLRKDLYLEVAFVTGEKFSEKMRSDLEKKFDLIMRQGYGTADVGCIGYECYHKNGLHITNRAFVEICHPDTGIPLKDGEVGEIVITAFNKTYPLIRLATGDLSYIDRTPCACGRSTPRLGNIVGRVDTTARIKGMFVYPHQVEQVMAHFEEVKRWQIEVTNPGGIDEMILNIEVSNFKREDELLHMFREKIKLRPILKVLTPGSLPPQIRPIEDKRNWD encoded by the coding sequence ATGACTCGTAAAGATCGTACCGAAGGCATTTACAGCCGTCGTGAAGTTCTTGATGAAGGCGAAAGACGCCAATATTGCGCTCTGCAGCTCAAGGAACTTCTGACCTATGCCTACCGCTATTCTGAAGACGTCAAAAAACGTTTCGACAGAGCTCAGTTTCAAGTTGATAAGTTCAATGAACTTTCCGATCTTAAACATATACCTATTTTAAAGAAGAAAGAATTAATCTTCCTTCAGTCCATGGGACCCCGTCTCGGTGGTCTGCTTACCAAAGATCTCGGCGAACTGCGCCGCGTCTTTCTTTCCCCCGGTCCTATCTTCGATCCCGAAGACCGTGCCGAGGACTACTGGGGATGGACTGAAGGCTTCTATGCCGCCGGCTTTCGTTCCGGTGATGTTGCACAGGTAACCTTCAACTACCATCTGGCTCCCGCCGGGCTAATGTTTGAAGAACCCCTGCGCAACCTGAACTGCGCAGTTGTTCCCGCAGGTCCCGGTTCTACCAACAGCCAGCTGGAAATCATGCAGAAACTGCGTGTTACCGGTTATGTAGGTACTCCCAGCTACCTCATGCATCTTGCGCAGAAAGCGGAAGAAGCAGGTTTGAACCTGCGTAAAGACCTTTACCTTGAAGTCGCATTTGTTACCGGAGAAAAATTCTCCGAAAAAATGCGTTCCGATCTGGAGAAGAAATTCGACCTGATCATGCGTCAGGGTTACGGAACCGCAGATGTCGGTTGTATCGGTTACGAGTGCTACCACAAGAACGGTCTGCACATTACCAACCGTGCTTTTGTTGAGATCTGCCATCCCGATACAGGTATCCCGCTCAAGGACGGCGAAGTAGGTGAAATCGTCATCACCGCTTTCAACAAAACCTACCCGCTGATCAGACTGGCCACCGGCGACCTTAGTTACATTGACCGCACTCCCTGCGCTTGTGGACGTTCCACACCGCGCCTCGGTAATATCGTGGGCCGTGTGGATACTACCGCCCGTATCAAGGGTATGTTTGTATACCCCCATCAGGTCGAGCAGGTTATGGCACACTTCGAAGAAGTCAAACGCTGGCAGATTGAAGTTACCAACCCCGGCGGCATTGATGAGATGATCCTCAACATCGAGGTCTCCAACTTCAAACGTGAAGATGAGCTGCTGCACATGTTCCGCGAGAAGATCAAGCTGCGTCCGATACTCAAGGTTCTGACTCCCGGTTCGCTGCCGCCGCAGATCAGGCCTATTGAAGATAAGCGTAACTGGGATTAG
- a CDS encoding peroxiredoxin, whose protein sequence is MSCTEVYEEVLSTASIGENVPDFVMEAYDPEDCGFTEVNFEEVRKAGKWLVLFFYPADFTFVCPTELADLAEKHAELEKLGCEVVSVSTDTKFTHLAWKNDERLLQNVKFKMAADTTGEVSDFFGVYDHNTGLALRGTFVINPDGVLVSSEVNFYNVGRNAAELLRKVEANVYLKDHPEEACPARWTPGEKTLTPSEKLVGKVYEELNGE, encoded by the coding sequence ATGAGTTGCACTGAAGTTTATGAAGAAGTTCTTTCTACAGCATCAATTGGTGAAAACGTACCCGATTTCGTAATGGAAGCTTACGACCCGGAAGATTGCGGGTTTACCGAAGTTAACTTCGAGGAAGTACGTAAGGCAGGAAAGTGGCTGGTTCTTTTTTTCTACCCGGCTGACTTTACCTTTGTCTGCCCGACAGAGCTTGCAGACCTCGCAGAAAAACATGCTGAACTGGAAAAACTCGGTTGTGAAGTGGTATCCGTTTCCACAGATACCAAATTTACCCATCTGGCATGGAAAAACGATGAAAGACTGCTCCAGAATGTGAAGTTCAAAATGGCGGCAGATACAACAGGTGAAGTTTCCGACTTCTTTGGTGTATATGATCACAACACCGGTCTGGCTCTGCGCGGAACATTTGTCATCAACCCCGACGGTGTCCTGGTTTCCTCTGAAGTCAACTTCTACAACGTAGGGCGTAATGCAGCGGAATTGTTGCGCAAGGTTGAAGCCAACGTTTATCTTAAGGATCACCCGGAAGAGGCCTGCCCTGCACGCTGGACTCCCGGTGAAAAAACCCTGACCCCCAGTGAAAAGCTGGTTGGTAAGGTTTATGAAGAGCTTAATGGAGAATAA